A window of Anolis sagrei isolate rAnoSag1 chromosome 13, rAnoSag1.mat, whole genome shotgun sequence contains these coding sequences:
- the LOC132764744 gene encoding arylacetamide deacetylase-like 3 → MMCFSGPTDLPCRYFARETDSVVMTVAFRLAPEHPFPIPVMDCCRATKHFLKNAEEYGVDPNRIVLYGICSGGTFAAAVCQYLAVTKDLPKLGGQVLIYPFLQAVDFNLPSYQQNHSVPLLFKKQALNLGMLYLTGKRVNVEDVMKNAHLPEHVRIKYRKWVNPDDIPERFKGRGYVPMERPPFNQELYEIVKEATNPMYSPLLAEDDVIRQLPKTFLVTCEYDIFRDDGLLFKKRLEDNGVPMTWYHIEDGFHGLLLGIFRWPLEYPGTKLHFQHINNFINSI, encoded by the exons ATGATGTGTTTTTCAGGGCCAACTGATCTACCATGCCGCTACTTTGCCCGGGAAACCGATTCTGTCGTTATGACTGTTGC GTTTCGTTTGGCTCCAGAACATCCATTCCCAATCCCAGTCATGGACTGCTGCAGAGCTACTAAGCACTTTTTGAAAAATGCAGAGGAATACGGAGTGGACCCAAATCGCATTGTTCTCTATGGAATATGTAGCGGAGGGACATTTGCAGCAGCCGTTTGTCAATATTTGGCAGTCACGAAAGATCTCCCAAAGCTAGGAGGTCAGGTCCTCATCTATCCATTTCTACAGGCTGTCGATTTCAATTTGCCTTCTTATCAGCAAAACCATTCAGTCCCTTTGTTGTTCAAGAAACAGGCCTTGAACCTTGGCATGCTATATCTGACTGGGAAGAGAGTCAACGTGGAGGACGTCATGAAGAATGCTCATCTACCTGAACATGTACGGATTAAATACAGGAAATGGGTCAATCCCGATGACATTCCAGAAAGATTTAAGGGCAGGGGTTACGTGCCCATGGAGCGGCCTCCGTTTAACCAAGAACTTTACGAAATCGTGAAAGAAGCAACCAACCCCATGTATTCCCCACTTTTAGCAGAAGATGACGTGATCCGCCAGCTCCCCAAGACTTTCCTTGTAACCTGTGAATACGATATTTTCCGAGATGATGGGCTCTTGTTCAAGAAACGGCTAGAGGACAACGGTGTCCCAATGACGTGGTATCACATCGAGGACGGATTCCACGGACTTTTGCTTGGCATTTTTCGTTGGCCACTGGAATACCCAGGAACGAAACTCCATTTCCAGCATATAAATAATTTCATTAACAGTATATAA